A part of Kitasatospora acidiphila genomic DNA contains:
- the metK gene encoding methionine adenosyltransferase, whose product MSRRLFTSESVTEGHPDKIADQISDTILDALLKDDPTSRVAVETLITTGQVHIAGEVTTKAYAPIAQLVREKILEIGYDSSKKGFDGASCGVSVSIGSQSPDIAQGVDTAHEHRVEGDVDDELDRQGAGDQGLMFGYACDDTPELMPLPITLAHRLSRKLTEVRKNGTIPYLRPDGKTQVTIEYDGDQAVRVDTVVVSTQHASDIDLDSLLAPDIREFVVEPVLREIAIDTSDYRLLVNPTGRFEIGGPMGDAGLTGRKIIIDTYGGMARHGGGAFSGKDPSKVDRSAAYAMRWVAKNIVAAGLARRAEVQVAYAIGKAEPVGLFVETFGTETVPVLKIQEAVTKVFDLRPAALIRDLDLLRPIYAQTAAYGHFGRELPDFTWERTDRAEALKAAVAG is encoded by the coding sequence GTGTCTCGCCGCCTGTTCACCTCGGAGTCCGTCACCGAGGGGCACCCCGACAAGATCGCTGACCAGATCAGCGACACCATCCTCGACGCCCTGCTGAAGGACGACCCGACCTCCCGGGTCGCCGTCGAGACCCTCATCACCACCGGCCAGGTGCACATCGCCGGTGAGGTCACCACCAAGGCCTACGCGCCGATCGCGCAGCTGGTCCGGGAGAAGATCCTGGAGATCGGCTACGACAGCTCGAAGAAGGGCTTCGACGGCGCCTCCTGCGGGGTCTCGGTCTCGATCGGCTCGCAGTCGCCGGACATCGCCCAGGGCGTCGACACCGCGCACGAGCACCGCGTCGAGGGCGACGTCGACGACGAGCTGGACCGCCAGGGCGCCGGTGACCAGGGCCTGATGTTCGGGTACGCGTGCGACGACACCCCCGAGCTGATGCCGCTGCCGATCACCCTGGCGCACCGCCTCTCCCGCAAGCTGACCGAGGTGCGCAAGAACGGGACCATCCCGTACCTGCGCCCGGACGGCAAGACCCAGGTCACCATCGAGTACGACGGCGACCAGGCCGTGCGCGTGGACACCGTGGTCGTCTCCACCCAGCACGCGTCCGACATCGACCTGGACTCGCTGCTGGCGCCCGACATCCGCGAGTTCGTGGTGGAGCCGGTGCTGCGGGAGATCGCCATCGACACCTCCGACTACCGGCTGCTGGTCAACCCGACCGGCCGCTTCGAGATCGGCGGCCCGATGGGCGACGCCGGTCTGACCGGCCGCAAGATCATCATCGACACATACGGCGGCATGGCCCGCCACGGTGGCGGCGCCTTCTCCGGCAAGGACCCGTCCAAGGTCGACCGCTCGGCCGCCTACGCGATGCGCTGGGTCGCCAAGAACATCGTCGCCGCGGGCCTGGCCCGCCGCGCCGAGGTCCAGGTGGCCTACGCGATCGGCAAGGCCGAGCCGGTGGGTCTGTTCGTGGAGACCTTCGGCACCGAGACCGTTCCGGTGCTGAAGATCCAGGAGGCCGTCACCAAGGTCTTCGACCTGCGTCCGGCCGCGCTCATCCGCGACCTCGACCTGCTGCGTCCGATCTACGCCCAGACCGCCGCCTACGGCCACTTCGGCCGCGAGCTGCCGGACTTCACCTGGGAGCGGACCGACCGCGCCGAGGCGCTGAAGGCCGCCGTCGCGGGCTGA
- a CDS encoding quinone-dependent dihydroorotate dehydrogenase: protein MYKLLFNLVFRKMDPEKAHHLAFFWIRLAASVPGLRQLVTLVLAPKDKALRTNALGLDLPGPFGLGAGFDKNAIGIDGLAMLGFDYVEIGTVTGEPQPGNPAPRMFRLVEDRALINRMGFNNQGSARIAARLAQRQRGSMSPVVGVNIGKTKVVEEADAVSDYVKSTERLAGHADYLVVNVSSPNTPGLRNLQAVSHLRPLLTAVREAADHATAHHVPLLVKIAPDLADEDVDAVADLALELGLDGIIATNTTIGREGLRATAAEVEAIGMGGLSGAPLKDRSLEVLRRLRGRTDGRLVLVSVGGIETAEDAWQRILAGADLVQGFSAFIYEGPFWMRRIHKGLSSRLRRHGYQSITEAVGAGA, encoded by the coding sequence GTGTACAAGCTTCTGTTCAACCTGGTCTTCCGGAAGATGGACCCCGAGAAGGCGCACCACCTGGCGTTCTTCTGGATCCGGCTGGCCGCCTCGGTGCCCGGCCTGCGGCAGCTGGTCACGCTGGTGCTGGCCCCCAAGGACAAGGCGCTGCGCACCAATGCGCTCGGCCTCGACCTGCCCGGCCCGTTCGGTCTCGGCGCCGGCTTCGACAAGAACGCGATCGGCATCGACGGGTTGGCGATGCTCGGCTTCGACTACGTCGAGATCGGCACCGTGACCGGCGAGCCGCAGCCCGGCAACCCGGCGCCGCGGATGTTCCGGCTGGTCGAGGACCGGGCGCTGATCAACCGCATGGGCTTCAACAACCAGGGCTCGGCGCGGATCGCGGCCCGGCTGGCGCAGCGCCAGCGCGGCTCGATGTCGCCGGTGGTCGGCGTCAACATCGGCAAGACCAAGGTGGTCGAGGAGGCCGACGCCGTCTCGGACTACGTCAAGAGCACCGAGCGGCTGGCCGGGCACGCCGACTACCTGGTGGTCAACGTCTCCTCCCCGAACACCCCGGGGCTGCGCAACCTGCAGGCCGTCTCGCACCTGCGCCCGCTGCTGACGGCCGTGCGGGAGGCCGCCGACCACGCCACCGCCCACCATGTGCCGCTGCTGGTGAAGATCGCCCCCGACCTGGCCGACGAGGACGTGGACGCGGTGGCCGACCTGGCGCTGGAGCTGGGCCTGGACGGCATCATCGCCACCAACACCACGATCGGGCGCGAGGGGCTGCGGGCCACGGCCGCCGAGGTCGAGGCGATCGGCATGGGCGGGCTTTCCGGTGCGCCGCTCAAGGACCGCTCGCTGGAGGTGCTGCGGCGGCTGCGGGGGCGCACCGACGGCCGGCTGGTGCTGGTCTCGGTCGGCGGCATCGAGACGGCCGAGGACGCCTGGCAGCGGATCCTGGCGGGCGCCGACCTGGTGCAGGGCTTCAGCGCCTTCATCTACGAGGGCCCGTTCTGGATGCGCCGGATCCACAAGGGCCTCTCCTCCCGGCTGCGCAGGCACGGCTACCAGAGCATCACCGAGGCGGTCGGCGCCGGAGCCTGA
- a CDS encoding primosomal protein N', translating to MSSENAPENGQPEQLALIRETVRRAKPRTWRGAHLAEELPVARVVVDKGLLHLDRYYDYAVPVAMAEAAQPGVRVRVRFGARMTSAGRREGGELHDGFIVARLPASDYPGVLAPLAQVLSPERVLTPALLGLSRTIADRYAGTLADVLQLAVPPRHAKAEAEPSPAPLPPPPVPDPGSWRRYQQGPEFLAALAGGHAPRAVWTALPGPTWPEEIARAVAGALAGGRGALAVLPDGRAVARVDQALARLLGDSDRHVVLTADLGPRERYRNWLAVSRGSVHAVIGTRATVFAPVHDLGLLVVWSDGDSSHSDPRAPHPHVREVALLRAAEEGAAVLVGGLSTTVEGAQLLATGWARPLVAERAVVRATAPQVRTVTDTDQARDAAAQAARLPTVAWQAAREALRSGPVLVQVPRRGYVPRLACERCREPARCAHCAGPLEAVGAGQALRCAWCGVEEADWHCVECGSFRLRAQVVGARRTAEELGKAFPGIPVRTSGREAVLAEVTGEPALVISTPGAEPVAEGGYAAALLLDGWALLNRPDLRAAEEAMRLWLAAAALVRSAEEGGTVVVVAEPTARPVQALVRWDPLGHAESELAERAQLGFPPVSRMASVTGTPSAVEDLLGVARLPEGADVLGPVPLPPLRGEEQERALLRVRPGQGGALAAALKAAQIARLALRGSEPVKVRIDPPDIG from the coding sequence ATGAGCAGCGAGAACGCCCCCGAGAACGGGCAGCCGGAGCAGTTGGCGCTGATCCGCGAAACGGTCCGCCGGGCCAAGCCGCGCACCTGGCGGGGGGCGCACCTGGCCGAGGAGCTGCCGGTCGCCCGGGTGGTGGTCGACAAGGGCCTGCTCCACCTCGACCGGTACTACGACTACGCCGTCCCGGTGGCCATGGCCGAGGCCGCGCAGCCCGGGGTGCGGGTGCGGGTGCGGTTCGGCGCCCGGATGACCTCCGCCGGGCGGCGCGAGGGCGGCGAGCTGCACGACGGGTTCATCGTGGCCCGGCTGCCCGCCAGCGACTACCCCGGGGTGCTGGCCCCGCTGGCGCAGGTGCTGTCGCCGGAGCGGGTGCTGACGCCCGCGCTGCTGGGGCTCAGCCGGACCATCGCCGACCGCTACGCCGGCACCCTGGCCGACGTGCTGCAGCTGGCCGTGCCGCCACGGCACGCCAAGGCCGAGGCCGAGCCGTCACCGGCGCCGCTGCCGCCGCCCCCGGTGCCCGACCCGGGCAGCTGGCGGCGCTACCAGCAGGGCCCGGAGTTCCTGGCCGCACTGGCCGGCGGGCACGCGCCGCGCGCGGTCTGGACGGCGCTGCCCGGGCCGACCTGGCCCGAGGAGATCGCCCGCGCGGTGGCCGGCGCCCTGGCCGGCGGGCGCGGCGCCCTGGCCGTCCTGCCGGACGGGCGGGCGGTGGCGCGCGTCGACCAAGCGCTGGCTCGACTGCTGGGCGACTCGGACCGCCACGTCGTCCTCACCGCCGACCTCGGGCCGCGCGAGCGCTACCGGAACTGGCTCGCCGTCAGCCGGGGCTCGGTGCACGCCGTGATCGGAACCCGGGCCACCGTCTTCGCGCCCGTGCACGACCTCGGCCTGCTGGTGGTCTGGTCGGACGGCGACAGCAGCCACAGCGACCCGCGCGCCCCGCACCCGCACGTCCGCGAGGTGGCGCTGCTGCGCGCGGCCGAGGAGGGCGCGGCCGTGCTGGTCGGCGGCCTGTCGACGACCGTCGAGGGCGCCCAGCTGCTGGCCACCGGCTGGGCCCGCCCGCTGGTCGCCGAACGGGCCGTGGTGCGCGCCACCGCCCCCCAGGTGCGCACCGTGACCGACACCGACCAGGCCCGGGACGCAGCCGCCCAGGCCGCCCGGCTGCCCACGGTGGCCTGGCAGGCCGCCCGCGAGGCGCTGCGCTCCGGCCCGGTCCTGGTGCAGGTGCCCAGGCGCGGCTATGTGCCCCGGCTGGCCTGCGAGCGCTGCCGCGAACCCGCCCGGTGCGCGCACTGCGCCGGGCCGCTAGAGGCCGTGGGCGCTGGGCAGGCGCTGCGCTGCGCCTGGTGCGGGGTCGAGGAGGCCGACTGGCACTGCGTGGAGTGCGGGTCCTTCCGGCTGCGGGCGCAGGTGGTGGGGGCGCGGCGGACGGCGGAGGAGCTGGGCAAGGCGTTCCCCGGGATCCCGGTGCGGACCTCGGGGCGGGAGGCGGTGCTCGCCGAGGTGACGGGGGAGCCGGCGCTGGTGATCTCCACGCCGGGGGCCGAACCGGTGGCCGAGGGCGGCTACGCGGCCGCCCTGCTGCTGGACGGCTGGGCGCTGCTGAACCGCCCCGACCTGCGCGCCGCCGAGGAGGCGATGCGGCTCTGGCTGGCGGCGGCCGCGCTGGTGCGGTCCGCGGAGGAGGGCGGCACGGTGGTGGTCGTGGCCGAGCCGACGGCCCGCCCGGTGCAGGCGCTGGTCCGCTGGGACCCGCTCGGGCACGCCGAGTCGGAGCTGGCGGAGCGGGCGCAGCTGGGCTTCCCGCCGGTCTCCCGGATGGCCTCGGTCACCGGCACGCCGAGCGCCGTCGAGGACCTGCTGGGGGTGGCCCGGCTGCCGGAGGGGGCCGATGTGCTGGGGCCGGTGCCGCTGCCGCCGCTGCGCGGTGAGGAGCAGGAGCGTGCGCTGCTGCGGGTGCGCCCGGGGCAGGGCGGTGCGCTGGCGGCCGCGTTGAAGGCGGCGCAGATCGCGCGGCTGGCGCTGCGGGGGTCGGAGCCGGTCAAGGTGCGGATCGATCCGCCGGACATCGGGTGA
- the carB gene encoding carbamoyl-phosphate synthase large subunit: MPKRTDIKSVLVIGSGPIVIGQAAEFDYSGTQACRVLRAEGLRVILVNSNPATIMTDPEIADATYVEPITPEFVEKIIAKERPDVLLPTLGGQTALNTAIALHKAGTLEKYGVELIGANVEAINKGEDRELFKQVVEAVKAKIGHGESARSVICHSMDDVLAGVETLGGYPVVVRPSFTMGGAGSGFAHDEEDLRRIAGQGLALSPTTEVLLEESILGWKEYELELMRDKNDNVVVVCSIENFDPMGVHTGDSITVAPAMTLTDREYQILRDIGIAVIREVGVDTGGCNIQFAVNPDDGRVIVIEMNPRVSRSSALASKATGFPIAKIAAKLAVGYTLDEIPNDITEQTPASFEPTLDYVVVKVPRFAFEKFPSADATLTTTMKSVGEAMAMGRNFTEALQKALRSLEKKGSQFTWVGATGDKAELLTKAKVPTDGRINTVMQAIRAGATPGEVFDATKIDPWFVDQLFLLNEIAEELAAAELLDPQLLRHAKRHGFSDQQIGEIRGLKPDVVREVRHALGIRPVFKTVDTCAAEFAAKTPYFYSSYDEESEVAPRTKPAVIILGSGPNRIGQGIEFDYSCVHASFALADAGYETVMVNCNPETVSTDYDTSDRLYFEPLTLEDVLEIVHAEEQAGPVAGVIVQLGGQTPLGLAQALKENGVPIVGTQPEAIDLAEERGAFGRVLRDAGLPAPKHGTAFSFEEAKAIADEIGYPVLARPSYVLGGRGMEIVYDEASLASYLERHAGLISEHPVLIDRFLDDAVEIDVDALYDGAELYLGGVMEHIEEAGIHSGDSACALPPITLGGFDIKRLRASTEAIAKGVGVRGLINIQFALAGDILYVLEANPRASRTVPFTSKATAVPLAKAAARISLGATIAELRAEGLLPAEGDGGTLPADCPISVKEAVMPWSRFRDVHGRGVDTVLGPEMRSTGEVMGIDKVFGTSYAKAQAGAYGSLPTKGRVFVSVANRDKRNLVFPARALVELGFEVLATAGTAEVLQRAGIPSTQVRKHSEGVGPNGERTVVQLIHDGEVDLIINTPYGTGGRMDGYEIRTAAVARGVPCLTTVQAMGAAVQGIDALTRGDVGVMSLQEHAALINSARK; the protein is encoded by the coding sequence GTGCCTAAGCGCACCGACATCAAGTCCGTTCTGGTCATCGGCTCCGGCCCGATCGTGATCGGCCAGGCGGCCGAGTTCGACTACTCCGGCACCCAGGCGTGCCGGGTGCTGCGGGCCGAGGGCCTGCGGGTGATCCTGGTCAACTCCAACCCGGCCACGATCATGACCGACCCGGAGATCGCCGACGCCACCTACGTCGAGCCGATCACCCCCGAGTTCGTCGAGAAGATCATCGCCAAGGAGCGCCCCGACGTGCTCCTGCCGACCCTGGGCGGGCAGACCGCGCTCAACACCGCGATCGCCCTGCACAAGGCCGGCACGCTGGAGAAGTACGGCGTCGAGCTGATCGGCGCCAATGTCGAGGCGATCAACAAGGGCGAGGACCGCGAGCTGTTCAAGCAGGTCGTGGAGGCCGTCAAGGCCAAGATCGGGCACGGCGAGTCGGCCCGCTCGGTGATCTGCCACTCGATGGACGACGTGCTGGCCGGGGTCGAGACCCTCGGCGGCTACCCGGTCGTGGTCCGCCCGTCCTTCACCATGGGCGGCGCCGGCTCCGGCTTCGCGCACGACGAGGAGGACCTGCGCCGGATCGCCGGCCAGGGCCTGGCGCTCTCGCCGACCACCGAGGTGCTCCTGGAGGAGTCCATCCTCGGCTGGAAGGAGTACGAGCTCGAGCTGATGCGCGACAAGAACGACAACGTCGTGGTCGTCTGCTCGATCGAGAACTTCGACCCGATGGGCGTGCACACCGGCGACTCGATCACGGTCGCGCCGGCCATGACGCTCACCGACCGCGAGTACCAGATCCTGCGCGACATCGGCATCGCGGTGATCCGCGAGGTCGGCGTCGACACCGGTGGCTGCAACATCCAGTTCGCCGTCAACCCCGACGACGGCCGGGTCATCGTCATCGAGATGAACCCGCGCGTCTCCCGCTCCTCGGCGCTGGCCTCCAAGGCCACCGGCTTCCCGATCGCCAAGATCGCCGCCAAGCTGGCCGTCGGCTACACCCTGGACGAGATCCCCAACGACATCACCGAGCAGACCCCGGCCTCCTTCGAGCCGACCCTCGACTACGTCGTCGTCAAGGTCCCGCGGTTCGCCTTCGAGAAGTTCCCGTCCGCCGACGCCACGCTGACCACCACCATGAAGTCGGTCGGCGAGGCCATGGCGATGGGCCGCAACTTCACCGAGGCGCTGCAGAAGGCGCTGCGCTCGCTGGAGAAGAAGGGCTCGCAGTTCACCTGGGTCGGCGCGACCGGCGACAAGGCCGAGCTGCTGACCAAGGCCAAGGTGCCGACCGACGGCCGGATCAACACCGTGATGCAGGCGATCCGGGCCGGCGCCACGCCGGGCGAGGTCTTCGACGCCACCAAGATCGACCCCTGGTTCGTCGACCAGCTGTTCCTGCTCAACGAGATCGCCGAGGAGCTGGCCGCCGCCGAGCTGCTCGACCCGCAGCTGCTGCGGCACGCCAAGCGGCACGGCTTCTCCGACCAGCAGATCGGCGAGATCCGCGGCCTCAAGCCGGACGTGGTCCGCGAGGTGCGGCACGCGCTCGGAATCCGCCCGGTCTTCAAGACCGTTGACACCTGCGCCGCCGAATTCGCCGCCAAGACCCCGTACTTCTACTCGTCCTATGACGAGGAGAGCGAGGTCGCGCCGCGCACCAAGCCCGCGGTGATCATCCTGGGCTCCGGTCCGAACCGGATCGGCCAGGGCATCGAGTTCGACTACTCCTGCGTGCACGCCTCCTTCGCGCTGGCCGACGCCGGGTACGAGACCGTGATGGTCAACTGCAACCCCGAGACCGTCTCCACCGACTACGACACCTCCGACCGGCTCTACTTCGAGCCGCTCACCCTGGAGGACGTGCTGGAGATCGTGCACGCCGAGGAGCAGGCCGGACCGGTCGCGGGCGTCATCGTCCAGCTCGGCGGCCAGACCCCGCTCGGCCTGGCCCAGGCGCTCAAGGAGAACGGCGTGCCGATCGTCGGCACCCAGCCCGAGGCGATCGACCTGGCCGAGGAGCGCGGCGCGTTCGGCCGGGTGCTGCGGGACGCCGGCCTGCCGGCGCCCAAGCACGGCACCGCCTTCTCCTTCGAGGAGGCCAAGGCCATCGCCGACGAGATCGGCTACCCGGTGCTGGCCCGCCCCTCCTACGTGCTCGGCGGGCGCGGCATGGAGATCGTCTACGACGAGGCCAGCCTCGCCTCCTACCTGGAGCGGCACGCCGGCCTGATCTCCGAGCACCCGGTGCTGATCGACCGCTTCCTGGACGACGCGGTGGAGATCGACGTCGACGCGCTCTACGACGGCGCCGAGCTCTACCTCGGCGGCGTCATGGAGCACATCGAGGAGGCCGGTATCCACTCCGGCGACTCCGCCTGCGCGCTGCCCCCGATCACCCTGGGCGGCTTCGACATCAAGCGGCTGCGGGCCTCCACCGAGGCCATCGCCAAGGGCGTCGGCGTGCGCGGCCTGATCAACATCCAGTTCGCGCTGGCCGGTGACATCCTCTACGTGCTGGAGGCCAACCCGCGCGCCTCCCGCACCGTGCCGTTCACCTCCAAGGCCACCGCGGTGCCGCTGGCCAAGGCCGCCGCCCGGATCTCGCTGGGCGCCACCATCGCCGAGCTGCGCGCCGAGGGCCTGCTCCCGGCCGAGGGCGACGGCGGCACGCTGCCCGCCGACTGCCCGATCTCGGTCAAGGAGGCCGTGATGCCGTGGTCGCGGTTCCGCGACGTGCACGGCCGCGGCGTGGACACCGTGCTCGGCCCGGAGATGCGCTCCACCGGTGAGGTCATGGGCATCGACAAGGTGTTCGGCACCTCCTACGCCAAGGCCCAGGCCGGCGCCTACGGCTCGCTGCCGACCAAGGGCCGGGTGTTCGTCTCGGTCGCCAACCGCGACAAGCGCAACCTGGTCTTCCCGGCCCGGGCGCTGGTCGAGCTGGGCTTCGAGGTGCTCGCCACCGCCGGCACCGCCGAGGTGCTGCAGCGCGCCGGCATCCCCTCCACCCAGGTGCGCAAGCACAGTGAGGGCGTCGGCCCGAACGGCGAGCGGACCGTCGTGCAGCTGATCCACGACGGCGAGGTCGACCTGATCATCAACACCCCCTACGGCACCGGCGGCCGCATGGACGGCTACGAGATCCGCACCGCCGCCGTGGCCCGCGGCGTGCCGTGCCTGACCACCGTCCAGGCGATGGGCGCGGCGGTCCAGGGCATCGACGCGCTGACCCGTGGCGACGTCGGGGTGATGTCGCTCCAGGAGCACGCGGCGCTGATCAACTCCGCCCGCAAGTAG
- the rpoZ gene encoding DNA-directed RNA polymerase subunit omega, which produces MSSSMTAPEGIINPPIDELLEATDSKYSLVIYAAKRARQINAYYSQLGEGLLEYVGPLVDTHVHEKPLSIALREINAGMLTAEAVDAA; this is translated from the coding sequence GTGTCCTCTTCCATGACCGCGCCCGAGGGCATCATCAACCCGCCGATCGACGAGCTGCTTGAGGCCACGGACTCGAAGTACAGCCTGGTGATCTACGCGGCCAAGCGCGCTCGCCAGATCAACGCGTACTACTCCCAGCTCGGCGAGGGCCTGCTGGAGTACGTCGGTCCGCTGGTCGATACCCACGTGCACGAGAAGCCGCTGTCGATCGCGCTGCGCGAGATCAACGCCGGCATGCTGACCGCCGAGGCGGTCGACGCGGCCTGA
- the coaBC gene encoding bifunctional phosphopantothenoylcysteine decarboxylase/phosphopantothenate--cysteine ligase CoaBC → MSETSPQSQPRVVLGVSGGIAAYKACELLRRFTESGHQVTVVPTAAALHFVGEATWAALSGRPAATETWERVHEVPHVRIGQNADLVVVAPATADLMAKAAHGMADDLLTNTLLTARCPVVFAPAMHTEMWEHPATQENVATLRRRGAVVLEPAVGRLTGKDTGKGRLPDPDAIFAACRRVLVRGVGEADLAGRHVLVSAGGTREPLDPVRFLGNRSSGKQGYALAAAAAARGARVTLLSANVSLPGPAGVDVIPVATALELREAAVKAAPEADVVVMAAAVADFRPAVYATGKIKKVEGEEPAPVALVRNPDILAELSADRTRPGQLVVGFAAETDQVLAHGRAKLARKGCDLLVVNEVGDGKAFGTDTNEAVILGADGSETPVPPGPKEELADAIWDQVVARLG, encoded by the coding sequence GTGAGCGAGACTTCTCCCCAGAGCCAGCCCCGTGTCGTCCTCGGCGTGAGCGGCGGGATCGCCGCCTACAAGGCCTGTGAGCTGCTGCGCCGGTTCACCGAGTCGGGCCACCAGGTGACCGTGGTGCCGACCGCGGCCGCACTGCACTTCGTCGGCGAGGCGACCTGGGCCGCGCTGTCCGGGCGCCCGGCGGCCACCGAGACCTGGGAGCGGGTGCACGAGGTCCCGCACGTGCGGATCGGGCAGAACGCCGACCTGGTGGTCGTCGCCCCCGCCACCGCCGACCTGATGGCCAAGGCGGCCCACGGCATGGCGGACGACCTGCTCACCAACACCCTGCTCACGGCCCGCTGTCCGGTGGTGTTCGCGCCCGCGATGCACACCGAGATGTGGGAGCACCCGGCCACCCAGGAGAACGTCGCCACGCTGCGCCGGCGCGGCGCGGTGGTGCTGGAGCCGGCGGTCGGCCGGCTGACCGGCAAGGACACCGGCAAGGGCCGGCTGCCGGATCCGGACGCCATCTTCGCGGCCTGCCGCCGGGTGCTGGTCCGCGGCGTCGGGGAGGCCGACCTGGCCGGGCGGCACGTACTTGTCTCGGCCGGCGGCACCCGCGAGCCGCTGGACCCGGTGCGGTTCCTGGGGAACCGCTCCTCCGGCAAGCAGGGTTACGCGCTGGCCGCCGCCGCGGCCGCCCGCGGGGCCCGGGTCACCCTGCTGTCCGCCAATGTGTCGCTGCCCGGGCCGGCCGGGGTCGACGTGATCCCGGTCGCCACGGCCCTGGAGCTGCGGGAGGCGGCTGTCAAGGCGGCGCCCGAGGCGGACGTGGTGGTGATGGCCGCCGCGGTCGCCGACTTCCGACCCGCCGTATATGCCACTGGGAAGATCAAGAAGGTCGAGGGCGAGGAGCCGGCGCCCGTGGCCCTTGTCCGCAATCCGGACATCCTGGCCGAGCTGTCCGCCGACCGCACCCGTCCGGGGCAGCTGGTGGTGGGCTTCGCCGCCGAGACCGACCAGGTGCTGGCCCATGGCCGGGCCAAGCTGGCCCGCAAGGGCTGCGACCTGCTGGTGGTCAACGAGGTCGGCGACGGCAAGGCCTTCGGTACGGATACCAACGAAGCGGTCATCCTGGGCGCGGACGGCAGTGAGACACCGGTGCCGCCCGGTCCCAAGGAGGAGCTCGCGGACGCGATCTGGGACCAGGTGGTGGCGCGGCTCGGCTGA
- the pyrF gene encoding orotidine-5'-phosphate decarboxylase codes for MTTPFDSNSFGGRLRHAMDERGQLCVGIDPHAALLSAWGLGDDLAGLETFSRTVVEALADRVAVLKPQAAFFERFGSKGVAVLERAVADARAAGALVLMDAKRGDIGSTMAAYAEAFLSPGSPLFSDAVTVSPYLGFGSLQPALDLARANGCGVFALALTSNPEGFEVQRATGPDGVSVAQQVLNRLAAENAGATPLGSFGAVVGATLADAGVDLAINGPLLAPGIGAQGATMADLPRVFGAAVPAVVPSVSRDVLKHGPSVTGLRDAAQRFIDEIRAVSAM; via the coding sequence ATGACCACCCCCTTCGACTCCAACTCCTTCGGCGGGCGGCTGCGCCACGCCATGGACGAGCGCGGCCAGCTCTGCGTCGGCATCGACCCGCACGCCGCCCTGCTCTCCGCCTGGGGCCTGGGCGACGACCTGGCCGGCCTGGAGACCTTCAGCCGCACCGTGGTCGAGGCGCTGGCCGACCGGGTGGCGGTGCTGAAGCCGCAGGCCGCGTTCTTCGAGCGGTTCGGCAGCAAGGGTGTCGCCGTGCTGGAGCGCGCCGTGGCCGACGCCCGGGCGGCCGGCGCCCTGGTGCTGATGGACGCCAAGCGCGGCGACATCGGCTCCACCATGGCGGCCTACGCCGAGGCGTTCCTGAGCCCCGGCAGCCCGCTCTTCTCGGACGCCGTCACGGTCAGCCCCTACCTGGGCTTCGGCTCGCTGCAGCCCGCGCTGGACCTCGCCCGGGCGAACGGCTGCGGCGTCTTCGCGCTGGCCCTGACCTCCAACCCGGAGGGCTTCGAGGTGCAGCGGGCCACCGGCCCGGACGGCGTGAGCGTGGCGCAGCAGGTGCTGAACCGGCTGGCCGCCGAGAACGCCGGTGCCACCCCGCTGGGTTCGTTCGGCGCGGTGGTCGGCGCCACCCTGGCCGACGCCGGGGTGGACCTGGCGATCAACGGCCCGCTGCTGGCCCCCGGGATCGGCGCGCAGGGGGCCACGATGGCCGACCTGCCCCGGGTCTTCGGCGCCGCGGTTCCGGCCGTGGTGCCCAGCGTCAGCCGGGACGTGCTCAAGCACGGGCCGTCGGTCACCGGCCTGCGCGACGCTGCCCAGCGCTTCATCGACGAGATCCGGGCCGTATCGGCGATGTGA
- the mihF gene encoding integration host factor, actinobacterial type: MALPPLTPEQRSAALAKAAEARRERAEVKNRLKHSGASLHEVIKAGKADNEVIGKMKVSALLESLPGVGKVRAKQIMERLGISESRRVRGLGTNQIASLEREFGGTAS, from the coding sequence GTGGCTCTTCCGCCCCTTACCCCTGAACAGCGCTCCGCCGCGCTGGCCAAGGCCGCCGAGGCTCGCCGGGAGCGCGCCGAGGTGAAGAACCGGCTCAAGCACTCGGGCGCATCCCTGCACGAGGTCATCAAGGCCGGCAAGGCAGACAACGAGGTCATCGGCAAGATGAAGGTCTCCGCACTGCTGGAGAGCCTTCCCGGTGTCGGCAAGGTCCGTGCCAAGCAGATCATGGAGCGCCTGGGCATCTCCGAGAGCCGGCGTGTCCGTGGTCTCGGTACCAACCAGATCGCTTCGCTGGAGCGGGAGTTCGGCGGCACCGCGTCCTGA